AAGCAGGCCTGCACGCCCGTCCGGCCTCGAAGTTCGTCGAGACGGCAAACGAGTTCGACGCGGACGTGACGGTCGGCCCCCCGGACGGGGACCGAGTCGACGCCCGGAGCATGCTCGCGGTGACGGGACTCGGCGCGGGACACGGCGACGACGTCGTCCTCACCGCCGAGGGCGACGACGCGGAAGACGCACTCGACGCTCTCGAAGCGGTCCTCACGACGCCCGAAGACGGCGAGTGAGAGCCGGAATCTCGGAGCCGACCCGTCTCAGTCCACCTTGTGGTAGTCGCGGGCGTCTTCCGCAGAGGAGATAACCGAGTCGAGCGTCGCCTTCGTGCTCGTCGATTCGACGGCGGCGTTGAGCGTGCCCTCCAAGACGGGCGCGTCGGCTATCTGCGCGTCCACGTCGGTCATCTCGAACGCGAGTTCCGCGTTCATGACGGCGCTTCCCAAATCGACGAGGACGACGACGCCGTCGCCGTCGTCGGCCGACTCTATGGCCTCCCGAATCGCGTTCGGGTCGGTTCCGATGCCGCCGTCCACGTCGCCGCCCGCGACTTCGATTCGTGCCTTGCCGCCGCCCATCTGGCCGGCGATGTCGCGGATACCCTCGGCGGCCTTCGAACTGTGCGAGACGACGACGAGTCCGATCATGGCTCCTCCTCGGGAGTCTCGTCGGGCACCGTCTCCGCGACCGCTTGCGCGTCGGCGTCGCCGTCGAGGTACTCCTCTGCGGTCTTCAGAATCTCCTCCATGATGATGAGCGTGCTCGTCGCGCCCGGGTCCCTGTGGCCGACGGACCGCCACCCGAGAAACGAGGCGCGGCCCTTCATCGCCTTGATGGGGACGGTGAACTCGACGCCGCGTTCGGCGGCGTCTACGGCCTTCGCGAACGCCGTCAACGGCGAGAGGTCGTCGTGTTCGATGGACTTCTTGTAGGTGTGGACCGCGGGCGTGAGTGCGTCCACCATCGTCTTCGCGCCGACGGGCGCGTCGCCTCGGTCTTTCACCTTCTCTAAGTACGCCTCCGCGAACGCCACGGACGTCTCCGCCGTAATTCCGTCTTCGAGTTCCTGACTCGCGGTCATGAGCGACCCGCCGTAGAGCGGTCCCGCCGCGCCGCCGACGTTTCCGATGATGGTCGTTCCCACCGTCTTGACGATGTCGCCGGGCGACATCTCCTCGAACTCGTCGGTCTTCTCTGCGACGGCCTGGAACCCGCGGTTCATGTTGTTACCGTGGTCGGCGTCGCCGATGGCGGAGTCCAGTTCCGTCAGGTAGGATTTCTCGTCCTCGATTCGCGCCGCGACGTTTTCGACGGCCGCGACGAGCGCCTCGCGTTGAACGGATTCGTCAGCCATAGGTTCGAGGACGAACGCCGGCGGCTTGAAACTACGCCGTCCGTCGATGTGCCGCCGAGTCGGGTCGGCTCAGCGTTTCAGCGCGGGCGTGTCCACGTCGGCTTCGAGGAGGCCCTTCAGTTCGTCGTCGAGGCGGAGGACGGTGATCGAACAGCCCTCCATGTCGAGGGAGGTCATGTAGTCGCCGACCCACGTGTCCCACACGTCGAGTCCGCGGTCCGAAACCACGTCCTGTACTTTCTTGTTGACGATGAACAGTTCCGAGAGGGGCGTTCCGCCCATGCCGTTGACCATGACGACGACTTCCTCTCC
This genomic window from Halopelagius inordinatus contains:
- the ptsH1 gene encoding phosphocarrier protein HPr, which encodes MERTVTIVPEAGLHARPASKFVETANEFDADVTVGPPDGDRVDARSMLAVTGLGAGHGDDVVLTAEGDDAEDALDALEAVLTTPEDGE
- the dhaM gene encoding dihydroxyacetone kinase phosphoryl donor subunit DhaM — its product is MIGLVVVSHSSKAAEGIRDIAGQMGGGKARIEVAGGDVDGGIGTDPNAIREAIESADDGDGVVVLVDLGSAVMNAELAFEMTDVDAQIADAPVLEGTLNAAVESTSTKATLDSVISSAEDARDYHKVD
- the dhaL gene encoding dihydroxyacetone kinase subunit DhaL, producing MADESVQREALVAAVENVAARIEDEKSYLTELDSAIGDADHGNNMNRGFQAVAEKTDEFEEMSPGDIVKTVGTTIIGNVGGAAGPLYGGSLMTASQELEDGITAETSVAFAEAYLEKVKDRGDAPVGAKTMVDALTPAVHTYKKSIEHDDLSPLTAFAKAVDAAERGVEFTVPIKAMKGRASFLGWRSVGHRDPGATSTLIIMEEILKTAEEYLDGDADAQAVAETVPDETPEEEP